One window from the genome of Choloepus didactylus isolate mChoDid1 chromosome 2, mChoDid1.pri, whole genome shotgun sequence encodes:
- the EXO5 gene encoding exonuclease V, with translation MAETREEEMVSGNASGFSDLSDSEFLELEDAQESSGSVSKPGPSSEFPGEDGKPISLQKWKRRLDISSPMEQFHFKYLYVTDLTTQNWCEQQMVYGKEFPGFLTPEKAAILETGASIHLARELEVHDIVTIPIISKEDAWATKFLNILSMIPTLQSEGCIREFPVFGEVEGVLLVGVIDELHYTAKGELELAELKTRKRPLLPLEAQKKKDCFQVSLYKYIFDAMVQGKVTPASLIHHVKLHPEKPLGPSVLRYAQQGGFSVKSLGDLMELGFLSLTLSDLPVIDILKIEYIHQETASVLGTEIVAFEEKEVRSKVQHYMGYWMGHREPQGVDVEEAWKCCRCNYADICEWKKNGGVLRSTLEPQAKKSK, from the coding sequence ATGGCGGAGACTAGAGAAGAGGAGATGGTGTCAGGGAATGCCTCTGGGTTCTCAGATCTGAGTGACTCAGAGTTCCTGGAGCTAGAAGATGCCCAAGAGTCAAGTGGTTCAGTTAGCAAGCCTGGTCCTTCTTCTGAATTCCCAGGGGAAGATGGCAAGCCCATAAGCTTACAAAAGTGGAAAAGAAGATTGGATATCTCCTCACCCATGGAGCAATTCCACTTTAAATATTTGTATGTCACTGACCTGACGACTCAGAACTGGTGTGAACAGCAAATGGTATACGGAAAGGAGTTTCCTGGCTTCTTGACACCTGAGAAGGCAGCTATTTTAGAAACTGGTGCTAGCATTCACCTAGCTAGAGAACTGGAAGTTCATGATATTGTGACTATCCCCATTATCTCTAAAGAAGATGCCTGGGCAACTAAGTTTCTGAACATACTATCAATGATTCCTACCTTGCAGTCAGAGGGGTGCATCAGAGAGTTTCCAGTGTTTGGGGAAGTGGAGGGTGTGCTTCTTGTTGGGGTGATTGATGAGCTGCACTATACAGCCAAGGGGGAACTGGAACTGGCTGAACTGAAGACACGCAAGCGTCCTTTGCTCCCTCTGGAAGCTCAGAAAAAGAAAGACTGTTTTCAAGTAAGCCTATACAAATATATCTTTGATGCCATGGTACAAGGAAAAGTGACCCCTGCTAGCTTAATCCACCACGTAAAATTGCATCCAGAAAAGCCACTGGGGCCCTCAGTGCTGAGATATGCCCAGCAGGGAGGCTTCTCTGTGAAATCCCTGGGAGACCTCATGGAGCTGGGCTTCTTGTCTCTAACGCTGTCTGACCTCCCAGTCATTGATATCCTGAAGATTGAGTATATCCACCAAGAGACTGCCTCTGTGCTGGGTACAGAGATTGTGGCCTTTGAAGAGAAGGAGGTGAGAAGTAAGGTTCAGCATTATATGGGCTACTGGATGGGCCACCGAGAGCCTCAAGGGGTTGATGTGGAGGAGGCTTGGAAGTGCTGCAGGTGCAACTATGCGGACATCTGTGAGTGGAAAAAGAACGGTGGAGTGCTCAGGTCCACACTGGAGCCCCAAGCCAAAAAATCCAAGTGA
- the LOC119527496 gene encoding LOW QUALITY PROTEIN: dual adapter for phosphotyrosine and 3-phosphotyrosine and 3-phosphoinositide-like (The sequence of the model RefSeq protein was modified relative to this genomic sequence to represent the inferred CDS: inserted 2 bases in 1 codon; substituted 1 base at 1 genomic stop codon), which produces MGRAEPLEGKMTAQDPSDLWSRSDGEVELLRDLGCYHGNLTRQAAEALLSNGSDGSYLLRDSNKRTRLYSLSITAKDSVKHFHVEYTGYLFKFGFNEFSSLKDFVKHFANQPLIGSKTGTLIVLKHPYPRKVEEPSIYESIHDYTAMQTGRMENDLMPMAPSLGTKVVYLIKQGGLVKTXKTMXFTLHRNELKYFKDQMSPEPIRILDLTECSAVQFDYSQERVNCFCLVFPFRTFYLCAKTGVEADEWIKILHWKLSQIRKQLDQGEDTIRFQSFIFK; this is translated from the exons ATGGGCAGAGCAGAACCTCTAGAAGGAAAGATGACTGCCCAGGATCCCTCAGATCTGTGGAGCAGATCAGATGGAGAAGTTGAGCTGCTCCGAGACTTGGGATGTTATCATGGCAATCTCACCCGCCAAGCAGCAGAAGCTCTTCTCTCAAATGGATCCGATGGAAGCTACCTTCTAAGGGACAGTAACAAAAGGACCAGGCTGTACTCTCTCTCCATAACAGCCAAAGACTCTGTCAAACATTTTCATGTTGAATATACtggatatttatttaaatttggcTTTAATGAATTCTCATCTTTGAAGGATTTTGTCAAGCATTTTGCAAACCAGCCTCTGATTGGAAGCAAAACAGGCACTCTGATTGTTCTGAAACATCCTTATCCAAGAAAAGTGGAGGAACCTTCCATTTATGAATCCATCCACGATTACACAGCAATGCAAACAGGAAGAATGGAAAATGACCTCATGCCCATGGCTCCTTCTCTGGGCACCAAAGTTGTTTACCTCATCAAACAAGGGGGCCTAGTCAAGACATAGAAAACGAT TTTCACTTTGCATAGGAATGAACTGAAATATTTCAAAGACCAAATGTCACCAGAACCAATTCGGATCCTAGACTTAACAGAATGTTCAGCTGTACAATTTGATTACTCACAGGAAAGGGTAAACTGTTTTTGCTTAGTATTTCCATTCAGGACATTTTATCTCTGTGCAAAGACAGGAGTAGAAGCTGATGAGTGGATCAAGATATTACACTGGAAATTGTCACAAATACGAAAACAGCTGGACCAAGGAGAAGACACCATCCGATTTCAGTCCTTCATCTTTAAATAG